A single window of Populus nigra chromosome 17, ddPopNigr1.1, whole genome shotgun sequence DNA harbors:
- the LOC133677060 gene encoding metacaspase-9-like — MKPQNTIQAVLTKKKLKPSLVFVLRLPAKMEMGKKRMAVLVGCNYPNTQNELHGCINDVLAMKEVLVKRFGFDASHVQLLTDAPGSVVLPTGANIKRALGHMIDQAEAGDVLFFHYSGHGTWIPSNKPGHAFRQDEAIVPCDFNLITDVDFRQLVNRLPKGASLTILSDSCHSGGLIDKEKEQIGPNATITANNTTLHSHNPKSIPFESILQHLISLTNINTSDVGTHLLEFFGTDASLKYRLPPLEWDLFDSLKPDEGILLSGCQANETSADMSPNEGGGKAYGAFSNAVQMVLKQHSGQLSNKQLVTMAREVLQAQGFEQQHPCLYCSDQNAIATFLWQPEF; from the exons ATGAAACCACAGAACACAATCCAAGCAGTGTTAACAAAGAAGAAACTGAAACCTAGCCTTGTTTTTGTACTCAGATTACCTGCAAAAATGGAGATGGGAAAGAAGAGGATGGCTGTTTTAGTAGGGTGCAACTATCCAAACACCCAAAATGAGTTGCATGGATGCATCAATGACGTGCTAGCCATGAAGGAAGTGCTTGTGAAACGGTTCGGGTTCGATGCTAGCCATGTCCAGCTCCTAACTGATGCACCAGGGTCCGTGGTTCTTCCCACTGGTGCAAACATAAAGAGGGCACTTGGTCACATGATTGATCAAGCTGAAGCAGGGGATGTTCTGTTCTTCCATTATAGTGGACATGGAACATGGATTCCATCCAACAAACCTGGCCATGCATTCAGGCAGGATGAGGCTATTGTGCCCTGCGATTTTAATCTCATTACTG ATGTGGATTTCAGGCAGTTAGTGAACCGGCTGCCAAAAGGAGCAAGCTTAACCATCCTTTCTGATTCATGCCACAGTGGTGGCCTAATTGACAAAGAGAAGGAGCAAATAGGGCCTAATGCAACCATCACAGCAAATAATACCACATTGCATTCTCATAACCCTAAATCCATCCCATTTGAATCAATACTGCAACACCTTATATCTCTAACGAACATTAACACATCTGACGTTGGCACCCACTTGTTAGAGTTTTTTGGAACTGATGCCAGCCTCAAGTACAGATTGCCACCACTTGAATGGGACTTATTTGACTCACTAAAACCAGACGAGGGAATTTTACTTAGTGGTTGCCAAGCAAATGAGACTTCCGCTGATATGAGCCCGAATGAGGGTGGAGGAAAAGCATATGGGGCATTTAGCAACGCAGTGCAGATGGTGTTGAAGCAACATTCAGGTCAACTGAGTAATAAGCAGCTTGTGACAATGGCCAGGGAGGTGTTACAGGCACAAGGTTTTGAGCAACAGCATCCTTGCTTGTATTGCAGTGATCAGAATGCTATTGCTACTTTCTTGTGGCAGCCTGAATTCTAG